The Mesorhizobium loti DNA segment TTCCCCACATGAACGTCCTGGCGAATGTCGAATATCCGTTGGCGCTGCGCAAGACGCCGAAAGCGGAGGCCCGCCAGCGGGCGCTGGACACCTTGGCCCGCGTGAAGCTGGAAGGCCTGGCGGAGCGTAACATTGCCGCGTTGTCCGGCGGCCAGCGCCAGCGGGTGGCGCTGGCGCGGGCCATCGTCTTCGAACCACGCGTGATGTTGATGGACGAGCCGCTGTCGGCGCTCGACAGGAATCTGCGCGAAACCATGCAGTACGAGATCAGGCGTCTGCACGATGATCTGGGGATCACCACCATCTATGTGACGCATGACCAGCGCGAGGCGCTGACCATGTCCGATCGGGTTGCGGTGATGAATTCCGGCCGCATCCAGCAGATCGATACGCCGCAGCGAATTTATGATTGTCCATCGACCCGCTTTGTCGCGCAGTTCATGGGCGAGGCCAATATTCTGGCCCCGGGCTCAGTGCGCACAATCGGCGGCGGCGATGCATCACACGAGACCCTGATGATCCGCGCGGAAAGCTTCCATCTGGACGCGAAGCTCGCCGGGCCAGACGCAGTGGCGCTCGAAGGAATGCTGCACGCCAAGGCGTTTCGCGGCGAGAACTGGCTTTTGACGCTGGCACCTGAGGGTGGGCAGGAGGTTCTTGTCTGCATCCCGTCGGCACTTGCCGGCGGCTGCGCCGAGCTTGCCCCCGGTCAGCGGGTGACCGTGTATGCATCGGCAGCGAAAGTTCACGCCATACCGGGAGCGATAGCGTGACCATCGCCGCCGATCCCGCGCTCGCCGCCGATGCGCGAAGCGAGCGTCGGTTCTTCCTTGCGCTTTCGCTACCGGCGCTTCTCATCGTCGGACTGGCGGCGATACTGCCCATCCTCTGGATAATCCGGCAATCCTTCCTGACCACGGGGGGCGAGTACACTGTCGGCAATTATGAGAAGGTGCTTTCGAGTGGGTTGACATGGTCGGCCCTCATAACGACCGTCGAGCTGTCCTTGGGGACGCTGGCGTTCTGCATCCTTCTCGGCACCCCTCTGGCGCTCGCTCTGGCCAGCGCCAGGCCAAGGGTGGCCAATTTGCTGATGGCCTTCGTCATGCTGCCGTTGTGGACCTCCATTCTGGTGCGCACCTATGGCTGGCTGGTGCTGTTGCGGCGCGATGGCCTGATCAACGCGGCTCTGACGGGCTCGGGCCTGACAGCGGAACCATTGCCGCTGGTCTACAACTTCACGGGAACGCTGATCGGCATGGTCCATTACATGCTGCCGCTCTTCCTGCTGCCCGTTTATGCCGCGATGCGCGATATCGACGCCAACCTTGTTCGCGCGTCGGCGAGCATGGGAGCCACGCTCGGGCAGGTGATCCGCACCGTCATCCTGCCCCTTTCGGCCGGCGGCATCTTCTCGGGTTCGATGATCGTGTTCATCTACACCATAGGTTTCTTCATCACGCCGGCGGTGCTGGGCGGCGGCAAGGTAAATCCTCTCTCCATCCGGATCGAGCGGACGCTGTCGACCTTTCAGGATTGGGGTTCGGCGAGCGTCCTGGGCATTCTGCTGCTCGTTCTCATGGCGCTGATCGGTGTGATGTTCCTGGCGGCGCGGCGACTGGTGGCGCGCAACAAAGTCGGTGCGGTCCATGCTTGAAGCCTATCCGGACAACAGGCTGGCCCGCATCCTCCTGTGGGGCTTTTCCGCGCTCGCGATGGCGTTCTTGATGTTGCCGACGCTGGTGGTCGTGCCGCTCTCCTTTTCGGCGTCGGATCTTCTGGAATTTCCGCCGCGCGCATACTCGCTGCGCTGGTACGAGAATTTCTTCGGATCGGCGACATGGATGGCCGGACTCAGGACGAGCCTGATCCTTGGGAGTTTGACGGCGATGATCGCGGTCCCCCTAGGGCTGCTGGCCTGCATCTCGATGAACCGGCTTGGCGGAAAGACCGCCTCAGCCATTCAAAGCGTTCTGCTCGCCCCCTCCGTCGTCCCGGGAATCCTGCTTGCGATCGGCCTCTTCTTCGTGCTGGCGGCGCAAGGCCTGGTCGGAACGCTGTTCGGCGTGCTGGTCGGACATGTGGTGCTGGCCATTCCGGTGGCGTGCATTGTGCTGTTGCCCGCCGTGGCCCGCTTTGACTGGAACCAGGTCCAGGCGGCGCGCAGCCTTGGCGCGGACTGGGCGAGGGCCATCGGCGGAATAATCGTTCCGCAACTTCAAATCAGCCTGTTGTCGGCGACACTGATGGCCTTCCTGACGTCGCTCGACGAGTCCGTTATTTCGATCTTCGTCGCCAGTGGTCACAACAGCACCCTGCCGAAGCTGATGTTCCTGTCGCTGCGTGATCAGATCGATCCGACCATCGCTGCAATCTCGACCTTGTGGACCGCCATCGTCGTGGTCGCTGTCCTGATCGTGACCCTTCGCCAAAAATCCTGACCGGGACTGGAAATATGCCTGCCAATCATCACGCAACCGCCGAACTGATGGATCAACCGACTGACATACCCCAGGTGGGGTTGGCGATCATCACCGGGTCGGCAAACTGGGGGCTTGCCTTCCCGGAGGATATCCAGGTCGATGGCGTGCGCACCTTGCAGCGCGACATGAGTTTTGAAACGCCTTTCGGCCGCACCGACAACTGGAAGCTGCTCGAATTCGATGCGTCGATTACCGCCGAGGGCAAAACGAAACGCGCCTTGTGCATGTATTCGCACGGCAATCCCCGCGACCATATCGACCATTCCTGCCATCGCCGCGCATTCTGGGTGTTGATGCAAGCGGGCGTACGGCAAGTCCTGTCCTGCTCGACCATTGGCGCCGTCAACAAGGCGATCAAGCCCGGCGACATGGTGGTGAACGCCGATATCATCGAACTGACGCAGACCCCGTTTTCGCTGCTTCCTGGCCGCCAGAGCTTCGACTGCTCGGGCAAGCAGATCGTATGCCCAAGATGCGCGGCGGTTCTGGTCGAGACCGCCCGCCGTCATTGGCCAGCCGAATGCCGTATTCATGGCATCGAACAGCAATTGGTGGCCGCCCACTGTTACGGGCCGCGGCTGACGAGCCCGGCCGAGGCCCTGGCGTTCCGCAGCATGGGGGCGGATGTGCTCAACCATTCGATCGCCCCCGAGGCCACCTTGTCGCGAGAGATCGGCGCGTGTTTCGTGCCTTGCGCGTTCGTGACGGCAGGCTTCAACGACTATATGGACCGCAATCGTCAGCAATTGCTGCAGGAGGACATTTTGCCGAACCTGTCCATGACGGCCTCGCGGGTCGCGCTGGAGACCGCCGCACGACTTCCGGCCAATCCGGAATGCTCTTGTCAGGGTTTGAAGTCGCCTCAACCGGAAGAGCGGTCCAGCCGGTTCTGAGGGAAGGGCAGTGCAAGGTCGTGGCGGGGTCTCGGCCTATCGAGCCGGCGTGAAAATGCCGTCGATGGCGGGAGCGGCGTCCGTCGACACCATGCCGCGCGCCACCAGATCCTCGAGATGGGCAAGCACCGACAGTCCGGCGGCGCCATGCAGCCGGGGGTCGGTGTCGCGATAGATTGCCTTGACCATGTCGGGAATCGTCCGGTCGCCGGCCCTGACCCGCTCCAATATAGCCCGCTCGCGCATCTTGCGATGCGTCTTCAGTCCGCGCATGAAAGCGCGCGGCTTCGTCACCGGCCCGCCATGGCCAGGCAGCAGCAGGCTGTCGTCTCGCGCGATCAGCCTGTCCAGCGATGCCATGTAGTCGGCCATTGCCCCGTCCGGCGGCGCGACGATGGATGTCGCCCACGCCATCACATGATCTGCCGAAAACAGGATCCCGGTTCCTTCCAGCGCGAACACCGCATGATTGGCGGTGTGGCCGGGGGTGAGAACCGCGCGGATCGTCCAGCCGTCGCCGGCGACCAACGAACCGTCAGGCAGCGCGATGTCGGGAATGAAAGCGGTATCGGCGCTGGCGTCGAGCGCATTGGTCTCACCAATATGCAGCGGCCTTGCCGGCCGGTGCGGCCCCTCCGCCATCACCAAAGCCCCGGTGCGCTCCTTCAGCCGGGCCGCCAGCGGGGAATGGTCGCGATGCGTGTGGCTGACGAAGATATGGCTGACCGGCCTGCCGGCGATCACGTCGAGCAAGGTCTGAAGATGTGCCTCGTCTTCCGGCCCGGGATCGATCACCGCCAGCGTGTCGCGCCCTACGACATAGCTGTTGGTGCCGTGAAAGGTGAAGGGGCTGGGATTCCGGACCGTGACGCGCTGCACGTCCGGCGCCACGTTCACGCCCTGGCCGTAGTGCGGATCGAAGCTGGTATCGAATTTGAGAGCCATATCGGCACATTGTTCCCGCAACGGCAAAACCGATTGCCGCATAGCACGCAAGCCAATATAGGAAAACGCTGAGACCGCGATTATCGGATCGCGACAGACCGGATTGGGGAAGACCATGGCAACTGCAACGACGATGCGCCCACTTGTTTCTCTGGCTTTGCCGCAAGAAGGCGCGGCGCGACTGGCAACGCAGCTTTTCCTGGCGATCGCCGGAACGCTGCTTTTGACCCTGTCGGCCAAGACCAAGGTTGTACTGGGGCCCGTTGATATCTCGATGCAGACGCTCGCCGTCCTCTTGATCGCCGCCGCCTTCGGCATGCGCCTCGGCGTCGCCACTCTGCTGCTCTACATGGCGGAAGGTGCGATGGGCTTCCCGGTCTTCCAGGGCACGCCTGAGAAGGGCATTGGCCTTGCCTACATGGTCGGCCCGACGGGTGGCTATCTCGCGGGCTTCGTGGTCATGGCAGCGATTGTCGGCTGGGCCGCCGATCGCGGCTGGGATCGCCACCCGATCAAGCTTTTCAACGTGATGCTGGTTGCCGAAGTGGTGATGATGGCGATGGGCTTTGCCTGGCTGGCGCTGCTCATCGGCCCGGAAAAGTCCTGGCAGTTCGGCGTCGTGCCGTTCATCGTCGGCGACCTGATCAAGGTTGCGCTGGCGGCCAGCCTTGTGCCGGCCGTGTGGTCGCTGCTGAAGCGCTCCTGAGATCTGCAGCAAGCTTGGCGTACCGTAGACGTCAGGGGTCCATTTCCGAAAGCGGACGCTTCCGATGAAGGTTCTGGTCACCGGCGCCGCCGGCTTCATAGGCTATCATGTCGCCAGGCGGCTTCTGCAGCGTGGCGACCAGGTTGTCGGCATCGACAGCGTCAACGATTACTATGATCCGGCGCTCAAGCAGGCGCGGCTGCGGCTGCTTGCCGAGACAAGCCGAAGCACCAATTCCGGCTATCATTTCATCCACGGCAATCTTGCTGACAGGGGCATCGTGGACGGCTGCTTTGCCGACCACGCCTTCGACCGCGTGATCCACCTCGCCGCCCAGGCCGGGGTGCGCTACAGCTTGGAAAACCCGCGCGCCTATGTCGAAAGCAACATCGTCGCTTTCACCAACATGCTGGAGGCCTGCCGCAATGGCGGCATTGCGCACCTGACCTATGCCAGCACCTCGAGCGTCTACGGCGCCAACACCGACATGCCGTTTTCCGAGCATCGTCCGGCCGATCATCCACTGCAGTTCTACGCCGCGACCAAGCGCGCCAACGAGCTGATGGCACACAGCTACAGC contains these protein-coding regions:
- a CDS encoding BioY family protein, with the protein product MATATTMRPLVSLALPQEGAARLATQLFLAIAGTLLLTLSAKTKVVLGPVDISMQTLAVLLIAAAFGMRLGVATLLLYMAEGAMGFPVFQGTPEKGIGLAYMVGPTGGYLAGFVVMAAIVGWAADRGWDRHPIKLFNVMLVAEVVMMAMGFAWLALLIGPEKSWQFGVVPFIVGDLIKVALAASLVPAVWSLLKRS
- a CDS encoding ABC transporter ATP-binding protein, whose amino-acid sequence is MKSLPITIDSVRKAYGAYVALDDVSLDVQAGEFLTLLGPSGSGKTTLLMALAGFVRPDSGKLLLGDRDITRLAPNKRDIGIVFQNYALFPHMNVLANVEYPLALRKTPKAEARQRALDTLARVKLEGLAERNIAALSGGQRQRVALARAIVFEPRVMLMDEPLSALDRNLRETMQYEIRRLHDDLGITTIYVTHDQREALTMSDRVAVMNSGRIQQIDTPQRIYDCPSTRFVAQFMGEANILAPGSVRTIGGGDASHETLMIRAESFHLDAKLAGPDAVALEGMLHAKAFRGENWLLTLAPEGGQEVLVCIPSALAGGCAELAPGQRVTVYASAAKVHAIPGAIA
- a CDS encoding 5'-methylthioadenosine phosphorylase, yielding MPANHHATAELMDQPTDIPQVGLAIITGSANWGLAFPEDIQVDGVRTLQRDMSFETPFGRTDNWKLLEFDASITAEGKTKRALCMYSHGNPRDHIDHSCHRRAFWVLMQAGVRQVLSCSTIGAVNKAIKPGDMVVNADIIELTQTPFSLLPGRQSFDCSGKQIVCPRCAAVLVETARRHWPAECRIHGIEQQLVAAHCYGPRLTSPAEALAFRSMGADVLNHSIAPEATLSREIGACFVPCAFVTAGFNDYMDRNRQQLLQEDILPNLSMTASRVALETAARLPANPECSCQGLKSPQPEERSSRF
- a CDS encoding ABC transporter permease, with amino-acid sequence MLEAYPDNRLARILLWGFSALAMAFLMLPTLVVVPLSFSASDLLEFPPRAYSLRWYENFFGSATWMAGLRTSLILGSLTAMIAVPLGLLACISMNRLGGKTASAIQSVLLAPSVVPGILLAIGLFFVLAAQGLVGTLFGVLVGHVVLAIPVACIVLLPAVARFDWNQVQAARSLGADWARAIGGIIVPQLQISLLSATLMAFLTSLDESVISIFVASGHNSTLPKLMFLSLRDQIDPTIAAISTLWTAIVVVAVLIVTLRQKS
- a CDS encoding ABC transporter permease, coding for MTIAADPALAADARSERRFFLALSLPALLIVGLAAILPILWIIRQSFLTTGGEYTVGNYEKVLSSGLTWSALITTVELSLGTLAFCILLGTPLALALASARPRVANLLMAFVMLPLWTSILVRTYGWLVLLRRDGLINAALTGSGLTAEPLPLVYNFTGTLIGMVHYMLPLFLLPVYAAMRDIDANLVRASASMGATLGQVIRTVILPLSAGGIFSGSMIVFIYTIGFFITPAVLGGGKVNPLSIRIERTLSTFQDWGSASVLGILLLVLMALIGVMFLAARRLVARNKVGAVHA
- a CDS encoding Zn-dependent hydrolase, glyoxylase codes for the protein MVFPNPVCRDPIIAVSAFSYIGLRAMRQSVLPLREQCADMALKFDTSFDPHYGQGVNVAPDVQRVTVRNPSPFTFHGTNSYVVGRDTLAVIDPGPEDEAHLQTLLDVIAGRPVSHIFVSHTHRDHSPLAARLKERTGALVMAEGPHRPARPLHIGETNALDASADTAFIPDIALPDGSLVAGDGWTIRAVLTPGHTANHAVFALEGTGILFSADHVMAWATSIVAPPDGAMADYMASLDRLIARDDSLLLPGHGGPVTKPRAFMRGLKTHRKMRERAILERVRAGDRTIPDMVKAIYRDTDPRLHGAAGLSVLAHLEDLVARGMVSTDAAPAIDGIFTPAR
- a CDS encoding nucleoside-diphosphate-sugar epimerase — its product is MKVLVTGAAGFIGYHVARRLLQRGDQVVGIDSVNDYYDPALKQARLRLLAETSRSTNSGYHFIHGNLADRGIVDGCFADHAFDRVIHLAAQAGVRYSLENPRAYVESNIVAFTNMLEACRNGGIAHLTYASTSSVYGANTDMPFSEHRPADHPLQFYAATKRANELMAHSYSHLFGLPTTGLRFFTVYGPWGRPDMALFLFTRSILAGEPIKLFNNGNHTRDFTYIDDIAEGVIRASDSPAAGNPAWDSGHPDPATSIAPWRIFNIGNNNPVKLTAYVEALEDALGRKAIIELLPLQAGDVPDTFADTSALQDAVGYRPGTSVSEGVGRFVEWYQAYFGNDSRI